TGActaaagttctgacatgaaatagattgaacttgagatgaattaatatgaatagtaaatgacataagTTAATCAAAATTGTTTCGAAAAttttggtaatactccgtaaccctgtttcggcgacggatacgggttaggggtgttacatatttagaATATAGTTTGTTAAGAAATAACATATAATTTGAAATGTATGATTTGAAAACGATCAATATTATCACATAAAATATGTACgatattaaaagaaaagaaaagagattgaattgtgagtaaaaataaaatttaaacacataaatacatcatattaaaaatactaaataaCTATAAATGTTTATGATGGTGTTTTCTTCAATCTTGAGTTATTGTTGAGTTAATTTATTATACCAACTGAATCAACAACATTTCTATCACACGTATATAAAGTatctataatataattaaaatgtaaatattatattaaaataaagttttagtttaatgttgaagttaatattttattgatgtaaataattttatttatgtaaATAGCATGGATTTAAATTTAATCACACATAAAAATTTTAttggatttttaaaaaaataaaatacttacaaataataaaacttattttaaatataaaatattattttaattaaattgatgttGAATTAATTCAGCGATATTAATTCAATATGTCaacatttacaaataaaaataaattgaaagcgattacaaaatataataatatgacGTGTAACatataaaaacaattttaaaaaacaGGTGAAATGGGGAAATTCGTACTAACCAAGCGAAACAAATTAATCAATGCGAATGTTGATACATAGGCGCCGACACTCCCTTGTTTGTGTGCCAGACTTAGATGGAATGAATTCTAAACGACACCGTTCTGCTAGGTGCATCATTGTCGTGGAAATTGGCTACAAATTGTACACTGAATTTATTATTTGCACCTCCgaattgtgaattattagtataaGAAACTAACTtctcataatattaaatttatgcatgtcatatataaattttaatttaaaataatttaatattaagttttcattttgttttaattataaatatcaaaactttaattttattttaatttatacatttaaaaaagtaaatatattaaatttttcatacaagataaatataattattcataaaatattaaaataaatattttaaaaaataaacacgTATCAATTTTAAAACTATTTGTGAAATAAAAGTACATTACCAATATACTAAACATTAACtcttatttatatatgtaatatgcAAATGTAAAATAGTACTACGTggataacaatattaataatttacaaaatttaatcGAATCATAATATCATGTATAGAATTACAGTTTCACGTATCATACTGTAAAGTGagttaaaattcatgtataattttcaaatttatcccatttaaatttaatacaatcaactaaaatgaattgttttatattttacctatatagataattatatttatttaatataaaaataaatatatatttttaaaataaacgtaattgaatcaaataaacttttcttatataattatataaaattaaaaatcatatatcactttctaatttaatttcaaaatacgtTAAAAGTAAACAAAAGTAttctttaatataattttaaccaaccaaatcattttaatattttttatttattattctatttcaCTAACCAAAAGCTTCTTTTTTATATTTCTAATTTCTTTAACGAACCAAATAAATTGTTGATTTTTCCTACAAATCACCGAAGAAACAGTTGATTGGTTTTATTTTCACATTTAAAGCCCCCAACCAATTTTGTTTCAACTACTTCCATAGAAAGAAATTTTGTTTCAACTACTTTTCTATCTTCTTCCAACAGCATTTAATATTCTTtactctttctttcttttagaGTAAACTGAGGTTGTAACTGttaataagtttatattttgattatttaattttattgagCTACAtaataattgttaaattatttgaaaattttcatttaaattattaaattatttaaaaaaaatttaatcattaggctgttaattttttttaagtctGGCTATTAATGGACAGTATGGTAGATCAGTACTTATCAacaagtagaagaacataccttagattCAAGTTGATCATTTGGTTAGTGTCGGAGATTGAAGAAAAAAAGTTTTTTGGATTCTGGTTCATAGATTTGTGAcattcaaagttgtttcatgaaaaaaattaaacTGTAAAAGAAAAGGGGAAGAAGAGCTTTCAATTGGTGTAGACGGTGTGAACAAAGAAAGACATACAACAACGATTTTAATAtcccaatgacttaaatgaaaaattttgaatagtttagtggccattttgtaattttttaaagttaagtgatcaaagcataaatttactaataatttagtgactttaATTAGAGTTTActctttttttaaataaaacactCCTTACTGCCACCGCCACcaccatcatcatcattattattttataaatcgcGAATTTCATTATGGGTGCCAGTGATATTTGAATCAAATTAGGTCAGTTGATCGGATCAGTTAGACCTATAATTTATCGAAGTATAGGTTCAGAGAATGGTCTTTGAATCGATTAGGTCAAGAATCAATACAGACCTGTTGAATTGGTTAAAAAACATTTGAACTGACAATtgaactatatatatattaaaaaaaaattaataattatttcattataCCAATCAAACCAATAAACTAATTATCTGTTTGGTTCAACCACATACTCAGTTCTAAAAACATTAGTTGGAAGAGGTCGAAGTGAACTACTTCTCCAGGCATTTAGACCaaattcaaattctaaaattgACATTGTTAAAAGAGTAATATCACTTCGACTCAAATAGAACTATATTCATATCGTAAAACTAATAAAAACCTCTAGTTATAAAAAGAAATATTGTttcactaaaaaaaaaaagaacaacatAAAAGCAAGATTAACATATTTATCTAAAATTCACGTGAATAATTGCAGTGATTTTAAGTCTAATATTAAGATTCAAATCCTTCCCACGCCACCCCCCTTTCTTCTCAATTGGTAAGCTtgctttttatatatttatttatctaaATTAAAATGTTGGCGTGTTTCTTTTTGACtgttaaatcataattttattttgtaaaattgttatCAATGTAAAATTGTcatatttttattacatattatattaaatttctaaaaataaaaataaagtggtTAAATTCTAAATCTACATAGAGTACAAAGATTGGAGCatattttaacttattttatgTTATGATAGATCCTAAAAGTGTTATTTTTAGATAGTAAAAATAACACcacatcataaaattttaaagatatgtAGTTATAAAAATATGTTGATTAATACTCAATATAATATCTGCTCCAATTTAAatctataaatttatttaaaaataaacataattaaataacagAAGAAAATCCTAAATCTTACACTTGTTTCTTAACttcaactttaaattttaaaccttaaactcaaaaattttaaatatcaattCCTAAACCTTGAACTCCAAATCTTTAATTTCTAAATCTTATATCTTAACCTTAAACGCTAAAACTTAAACCATGAAGCCTAAATCTTATAAATCTTAAATTGAACTCTAATGCTCGTTtggtaaaaaatattatttttaattatattttagtatATGAGTTAATAATAAACTAATTTTAATTTGTGACTTTTAGCGGCTCATCTTACTTATTTTtacaaaaagaattttttttttgcttattttgAAAAACTCTTATTTTTATTACTCATATTTCTAATTTCAACTTTAATTAATCTTTActacttaatttttatttattttatgtaaaattattttaacatatGTATTAGATAATCATTTTTCTCATGTTATTATACTAATAACCAAACGAAACATAAATCACAATATTTTTTGTTAtacaaagtaaattatattattttgaacgtatttttattttattttgtcttttatataaaaacatattACGAGATCTGAACTTATTAATTGTTTTTGAAAGAGCCATGGCCGTCCTTCCAATACCTGTTCTAAGTCTTCTTCATCTTCCAAAGAGATTGTGAACAGGTTTTGTCCTGCAATAAGAATCTCGAACTTCTTCCTTGTTTTCCAAATACTTCGCAACTGTGCCCTCAAGCTATTTGGATTATACGTTTTCTTTGTCCAAACTGAACATATGAACGTCAAATTCGTCGATGGAGTTACTAAAGAGCTTTTCACTGTTAGCTGGATTAGTTCTTCTTCAAGAAAAGCCAATTCGCTCCTATCACCCATCAATTCGAAGTCACCATTCGTCTTTTTCCCGGCCACAATATTCCCTATTTCTTCGGAAAACCTAAGAGAGCACTCTTGACTTCTTTAACCAGTACTATTTATATGATTTTAAATAGTTTTGAATAAAAGATAAAATCAACTTGATAAGTAGCTACCTACTTATTCTATTCAacattttttcttaaaaattttatatttaataaaatttaaaataattattaaatacatttaaaatattaaataaaataaaaatttcaactatttatgAAACACACCCTTaacttttaaaatgtttttagttgaattaaaatctcatttattttatcattttataaaatatttattatgtaATTTTACATTCACTCCACCCAAACTAACAGAATATGTGTGATTAGAAAATGTACAGCCACCATGCATTGCGATGCCATTCAATAAATAGTGTCAGTgtcaatatatatatgctgaagTCCCAAAGGACATTGAAGAAACCTGTAGTACGCAATCCATGGCTACCCTTTTCTCAACTCATTCTTCCTCACAAAACATCCTCATTACGTTCACCATAATATTCCTCACATCATCTCTTCTGCCTTCCTCTTCTGGAATCACTGAGACTGACCAACGCCGCCCATTTAAGAAGATCTACGCCTTCGGCGACTCCTTCACCGACACCGGCAACACCGGGTCCCTCACCGGCCCCAACGGCTTTGTCCACGTTTCCAACCCACCTTACGGCACCACCTTCTTTCACCaccccaccaaccgctactccgATGGCCGACTCGTCATCGACTTCGTGGCTCAGTCACTGTCTCTGCCGTTCTTGCCGCCGTACCGTAACAGAAAAGCCAACAGAACTTACGGGGTTAACTTCGCGGTTGCTGGTTCGACGGCGATAAACCATGCTTTCTTTGTTAAGAACAACCTTTCGCTTGATATCACTCCCGAGTCGATTCAAACACAAATGATGTGGTTTGACAAGTATTTGGAGAGTGAAAGTTGTAAAGATCCAGAATCGGATCAGTGCAAAGAAGCGTTTGATGATGCTCTGTTTTGGGTTGGTGAAATTGGCGTCAATGATTATGCGTATACTCTTGGATCAACTGTGTCAGGCGACACCATTCGAAAGCTCGCCATAAATAGTTTCACTGAGTTCTTACAGGTAACCAACAAAATTTGTGTCTTCTTATCATGTTAATAAAATATGGCACTGACTTGGTTCAATTGATTTTGTAGGGATTGCTGAAGAAAGGTGCAAAATACGTGGTCGTTGAAGCACTGCCGACGACAGGTTGTTTACCGTTGGCGATGACATTGGCTCCTTCAGACGACAGAGATGACATAGGGTGCGTGAAAAGCGTGAACAACCAAAGCAACGCCCATAACCTCGTCCTCCAATCCAAGGTGTCGGATCTCAGACAACAGTTCCCCCAAGCCATCATTGTTTACGCTGATTACTGGAATGCTTATCGCACGGTGATGCAAAGCCCAGAAAAATACGGATTCAAAGAGAGCTTCAAAGCATGTTGCGGAACAGGGGAGCCGTACAACTTCGAGGTTTTCAATACGTGCGGGAATCCTTCGGTCACCGCCTGTTCCAACCCTGCCCAATATATCAACTGGGATGGTGTCCATCTCACCGAAGCCATGTATAAGGTTGTCGCCGACATGTTTATCGGTGGGAATCTCTGTAACCCGCCGTTCAAAACCTTGCTGGAAAGGAAGCTGCGGCAGCCATGAATATGGGATCTGAAATTCTTTGTGTGTTCTGAATTGGTTTATTTACTTGAGAGATATCACTACTTGTGTCGTTTCGATTGTGGAATAGATAGATGTATTTCAATGGTTGAATGGAAACTTTGATTCGATTTGATGCTTGTTTATCAAATGCACATCAGGCGATTGAATATGATTAGAATT
This window of the Gossypium arboreum isolate Shixiya-1 chromosome 12, ASM2569848v2, whole genome shotgun sequence genome carries:
- the LOC108479542 gene encoding GDSL esterase/lipase At3g48460; protein product: MATLFSTHSSSQNILITFTIIFLTSSLLPSSSGITETDQRRPFKKIYAFGDSFTDTGNTGSLTGPNGFVHVSNPPYGTTFFHHPTNRYSDGRLVIDFVAQSLSLPFLPPYRNRKANRTYGVNFAVAGSTAINHAFFVKNNLSLDITPESIQTQMMWFDKYLESESCKDPESDQCKEAFDDALFWVGEIGVNDYAYTLGSTVSGDTIRKLAINSFTEFLQGLLKKGAKYVVVEALPTTGCLPLAMTLAPSDDRDDIGCVKSVNNQSNAHNLVLQSKVSDLRQQFPQAIIVYADYWNAYRTVMQSPEKYGFKESFKACCGTGEPYNFEVFNTCGNPSVTACSNPAQYINWDGVHLTEAMYKVVADMFIGGNLCNPPFKTLLERKLRQP